The Sphingosinicella humi genome has a window encoding:
- a CDS encoding YciI family protein has product MTKYLISFPSEAMVLTEDELPIVSAEAHAVIEEAKAAGVYIFGGGIDEQVDPVLVSGDGSVSTEIYPGSRLKGGFTVLELPTREEALEWARKIAVACRCSQEVREFMYDPAS; this is encoded by the coding sequence ATGACCAAATATCTCATCTCCTTCCCGAGCGAAGCCATGGTGCTCACCGAGGACGAACTCCCGATTGTCTCAGCCGAGGCTCATGCGGTGATCGAGGAAGCCAAGGCAGCCGGCGTCTACATTTTCGGCGGAGGGATCGATGAGCAGGTGGACCCCGTGCTGGTCTCCGGCGACGGATCGGTGTCCACGGAAATTTATCCCGGCAGCCGCCTGAAGGGCGGGTTCACAGTGCTGGAGTTGCCGACGCGCGAGGAGGCCCTGGAATGGGCAAGGAAGATCGCGGTCGCCTGCCGTTGCTCGCAAGAAGTGCGCGAATTCATGTACGATCCGGCGAGCTAG
- a CDS encoding dihydrolipoamide acetyltransferase family protein: MARYEFKLPDIGEGIAEAEVVAWHVKVGDAVEEDQPLADMMTDKATVEMESPVAGKVIEVAGEVGDQIAIGSVLVVFETSAEAAEAAAEAEETGEEAALADGLVEVTAGIEEAVPSADVEEPRQAQKPFVPSVVEGRSSDSVQRASTTLGTNEVGGNKKHVLASPAVRQRARDLGIDLAQVQATSDRIRHTDLDAYLLYNGGAVARPGAATRRQDEQVKVVGLRRKIAENMQAAKRHIPHFTYVDEVDVTALEQTRAMMNADRGGSPKLTLLPLLITGMCRVLADYPQINARYDDEANIITRSGAVHMGMATQTDNGLAVPVIRDAQDKSVWQLAAEILRLADATRAGKATREELSGSTITISSLGPMGGIVSTPVINRPEVAIIAVNKVKEMPVVVDGDLEIRKMMNLSLSCDHRVVDGWDAASFIQDLKKLLENPLRLLSL, encoded by the coding sequence ATGGCGCGCTACGAATTCAAGCTGCCCGATATCGGCGAAGGCATCGCCGAGGCCGAGGTCGTCGCCTGGCACGTGAAGGTCGGTGACGCGGTCGAGGAAGACCAGCCGCTCGCCGACATGATGACCGACAAGGCCACCGTGGAGATGGAGAGCCCTGTCGCCGGCAAGGTCATCGAAGTGGCCGGCGAAGTCGGCGACCAGATCGCCATCGGCTCCGTGCTGGTGGTGTTCGAGACCAGCGCCGAGGCTGCCGAAGCCGCGGCCGAGGCGGAGGAGACGGGCGAAGAAGCCGCGTTGGCGGATGGGCTGGTTGAAGTCACTGCGGGGATTGAAGAAGCGGTCCCCAGCGCCGACGTGGAAGAACCGCGCCAAGCCCAAAAGCCGTTCGTCCCGAGCGTAGTCGAGGGGCGCAGCTCGGACTCGGTGCAGCGCGCCTCGACTACGCTCGGCACGAACGAGGTTGGCGGGAACAAGAAGCACGTGCTCGCCTCCCCCGCCGTGCGCCAGCGGGCGCGTGATCTCGGCATAGACCTCGCCCAGGTGCAAGCCACGTCGGACCGCATCCGCCACACCGATCTAGACGCCTATCTCCTCTACAATGGCGGCGCCGTCGCCCGCCCCGGCGCCGCCACCCGCCGCCAGGACGAGCAGGTGAAAGTCGTCGGCCTCCGCCGCAAGATCGCCGAGAATATGCAGGCGGCCAAGCGCCACATCCCGCACTTCACCTATGTCGACGAGGTCGACGTGACGGCGCTGGAGCAGACCCGCGCCATGATGAACGCGGATCGCGGCGGGAGCCCCAAGCTCACCCTGCTCCCCTTGCTCATCACCGGCATGTGCCGCGTGCTGGCCGATTACCCGCAGATCAACGCTCGCTACGACGACGAGGCGAATATCATCACCCGCTCGGGCGCGGTCCACATGGGCATGGCGACCCAGACCGATAACGGTCTCGCCGTTCCGGTGATCCGCGACGCGCAGGACAAGAGCGTCTGGCAGCTCGCCGCCGAGATCCTCCGCCTCGCCGACGCCACCCGCGCCGGCAAGGCGACCCGGGAGGAGCTTTCGGGTTCCACCATCACCATCTCCAGCCTCGGGCCGATGGGCGGCATCGTCTCCACCCCGGTCATCAACCGCCCGGAGGTCGCGATCATCGCCGTCAACAAGGTCAAGGAAATGCCGGTGGTCGTCGATGGCGACCTCGAGATCCGCAAGATGATGAACCTCTCGCTCTCCTGCGACCACCGCGTCGTCGACGGCTGGGATGCGGCGAGCTTCATCCAGGATCTGAAGAAGCTGCTGGAAAATCCGCTGAGGCTGCTGTCGCTCTGA
- a CDS encoding alpha-ketoacid dehydrogenase subunit beta — translation MNMIEAINSAHDVMMERDPNTVVLGEDVGYFGGVFRATANLQKKYGKSRVFDTPIAEGGIVGTAIGMATYGLRPVAEIQFADYIYPGFDQIVSEAARIRYRTAGEWTVPLTIRTPYGGGIFGGQTHSQSPEALFAHVAGLKVVVPSNPYDAKGLLIASIEDNDPVVFFEPKRIYNGPFDGFYERPVTPWAKHPKAEVPEDYYTVPLGKAEVVREGEAVTILAYGTMVHVALATAEAEGIDAEVIDLRTIVPVDIDTIEASVKKTGRCVVVHEATRTAGFGAELSALVQERCFYHLEAPVQRVTGFDTPYPHSLEWAYFPGPVRLGQALKKTLED, via the coding sequence ATGAACATGATCGAGGCGATCAACAGCGCCCACGACGTGATGATGGAGCGCGACCCCAACACCGTCGTACTGGGCGAGGATGTCGGCTATTTCGGCGGCGTCTTCCGCGCCACCGCGAACCTCCAGAAGAAATATGGCAAGTCGCGCGTCTTCGACACGCCGATCGCCGAGGGCGGCATCGTCGGCACCGCCATCGGCATGGCGACCTATGGCCTCCGTCCCGTCGCCGAGATCCAGTTCGCCGATTACATCTATCCCGGCTTCGACCAGATCGTGTCGGAAGCCGCTCGCATCCGCTACCGTACCGCCGGCGAATGGACGGTGCCGCTCACCATCCGCACGCCCTATGGCGGCGGCATCTTCGGCGGCCAGACCCACAGCCAGTCGCCCGAGGCGCTCTTCGCCCATGTCGCGGGTCTGAAGGTCGTCGTCCCCTCCAACCCGTATGACGCCAAGGGTCTCCTCATTGCATCGATCGAGGACAATGACCCGGTCGTCTTCTTCGAGCCCAAGCGCATCTACAATGGACCGTTCGATGGCTTCTACGAGCGCCCGGTGACGCCCTGGGCCAAGCATCCGAAGGCCGAGGTGCCGGAGGATTATTACACCGTCCCGCTGGGCAAGGCTGAAGTCGTCCGCGAAGGCGAGGCGGTGACGATCCTCGCCTATGGCACGATGGTCCATGTCGCCCTCGCCACGGCGGAGGCCGAAGGGATTGACGCCGAGGTGATCGACCTTCGCACCATCGTGCCCGTCGACATCGACACAATCGAAGCGTCGGTGAAGAAGACCGGTCGCTGCGTCGTTGTCCACGAGGCGACCCGCACCGCCGGCTTCGGCGCCGAGCTTTCCGCGCTGGTGCAGGAACGCTGCTTCTACCATCTCGAAGCCCCCGTGCAGCGGGTCACCGGCTTCGACACCCCCTATCCGCATTCGCTCGAATGGGCCTATTTCCCGGGGCCGGTCCGCCTCGGCCAGGCCCTCAAGAAGACATTGGAGGACTGA
- a CDS encoding 3-methyl-2-oxobutanoate dehydrogenase (2-methylpropanoyl-transferring) subunit alpha, protein MNRDKERRNRPALALHVPEPDARPGDEIDFSHIPIPAAGAAPRPDVSARPDAIRDLAYGLVRVLDEEGRAVGPWDPRLDADTLRRMLRDMMMVRVYDDRMYRAQRQGKTSFYMKSTGEEAIAVAGTHALDREDMTFPTYRQQGILVARDYPLIDMMCQVYSNRGDPLKGRQLPIMYSTKEYGFFSISGNLGTQYPQAVGWAMGSAIKGDSRIAVGYIGDGATAEGDFHNAVTFAGVYRAPVILNIVNNQWAISTFSGIAGAELTTFAARAVGYGIPGLRVDGNDALAVYAATRWAADRARSNLGPTLIEFFTYRVEGHSTSDDPSAYRPQGAGKAWPLGDPIERLKQHLIGLGEWDEERHAAQHEELNAEVRAAQKEAEKLGTLQSDPWSDIGSMFEDVYEDVPWHLAEQRDQALAEKEAKR, encoded by the coding sequence ATGAACAGAGACAAGGAGCGTCGCAACCGGCCGGCGCTCGCCTTACACGTTCCCGAGCCGGATGCGCGGCCGGGTGACGAGATCGATTTCAGCCATATTCCGATTCCCGCCGCTGGCGCCGCGCCGCGCCCCGACGTCTCCGCCCGCCCCGACGCCATCCGCGATCTCGCCTATGGCCTCGTCCGCGTGCTCGACGAAGAGGGAAGGGCGGTCGGCCCCTGGGATCCGCGCCTCGACGCCGATACGCTGCGCCGCATGCTGCGCGACATGATGATGGTGCGCGTCTACGACGACCGCATGTACCGCGCCCAGCGGCAGGGCAAGACCAGCTTCTACATGAAGTCCACCGGCGAGGAGGCGATCGCGGTCGCCGGCACCCATGCCCTCGATCGGGAGGACATGACCTTCCCGACCTATCGCCAGCAGGGCATCCTCGTCGCCCGCGACTATCCGCTGATCGACATGATGTGCCAGGTCTATTCGAACCGGGGCGATCCGCTGAAGGGCCGGCAGCTGCCGATCATGTATTCCACCAAGGAATATGGCTTCTTCTCAATCTCCGGCAATCTCGGCACCCAGTATCCGCAGGCGGTCGGCTGGGCGATGGGATCGGCGATCAAGGGCGATAGCCGCATCGCGGTGGGCTATATCGGCGACGGCGCTACCGCCGAGGGCGATTTCCACAACGCCGTCACCTTCGCCGGCGTCTACCGCGCACCCGTGATCCTCAACATCGTCAACAACCAGTGGGCAATCTCGACCTTCTCCGGCATCGCCGGCGCGGAGCTCACCACCTTCGCCGCCCGCGCCGTCGGCTATGGCATTCCGGGCCTGCGCGTCGACGGCAACGACGCGCTCGCCGTCTATGCCGCGACCCGCTGGGCCGCCGACCGCGCCCGCTCCAACCTGGGGCCGACCCTGATCGAATTCTTCACCTACCGGGTCGAGGGCCACTCCACCTCGGACGATCCCTCCGCCTATCGCCCGCAGGGCGCCGGCAAGGCTTGGCCGCTGGGCGACCCCATCGAACGCCTCAAGCAGCACCTCATCGGTCTTGGCGAATGGGACGAGGAGCGTCACGCCGCCCAGCATGAGGAACTGAACGCGGAGGTCCGCGCCGCCCAGAAGGAGGCGGAGAAGCTCGGCACGCTCCAGTCCGATCCCTGGTCCGATATCGGCTCCATGTTCGAGGATGTGTACGAGGACGTGCCCTGGCACCTCGCCGAGCAGCGCGACCAGGCGCTCGCCGAGAAGGAGGCGAAGCGCTGA
- a CDS encoding SixA phosphatase family protein, whose amino-acid sequence MTFARAFLAAALILVLGACAYMAPYQAPSTFYVMRHLHTPEGAADPDLTEEGQRYAERLADFFVDQEPPATIFVSTTKRAQQTAAPLAATLGITPRLYDPRDTAGLITEVMKEPPPVLIVGHSNTVPDIVAALGGQRPGPLVHEDFGDVWKISGQRRVTTRMKLVE is encoded by the coding sequence ATGACCTTTGCCCGTGCGTTCCTCGCCGCCGCCTTGATCCTGGTCCTCGGAGCCTGCGCCTATATGGCGCCCTACCAGGCGCCTTCCACCTTCTACGTCATGCGGCACCTCCACACGCCCGAAGGCGCGGCCGATCCGGACCTGACCGAGGAGGGGCAGCGATACGCCGAGCGGCTCGCGGATTTCTTCGTGGACCAGGAGCCGCCGGCGACGATCTTCGTCAGCACGACCAAGCGGGCACAGCAGACGGCGGCGCCCCTCGCAGCGACACTCGGCATCACGCCGCGGCTCTACGATCCTCGGGATACGGCGGGGCTGATCACCGAAGTGATGAAGGAGCCGCCACCGGTGCTGATCGTCGGGCACAGCAACACCGTGCCGGACATCGTGGCCGCGCTGGGCGGCCAGCGGCCGGGGCCGCTGGTGCACGAGGATTTCGGGGATGTGTGGAAGATTTCGGGACAGAGGCGCGTGACGACCCGGATGAAGCTGGTGGAATAA
- a CDS encoding PspC domain-containing protein: protein MRKKFYLDRRNGMLMGVCAGISRYTGWDATWVRVGAVLLTLVGLFPWTLIAYGVAAWAAKPAPYDTLGYEYRAPRTSTHEIRSSMRDIDRRMAEVEQYVTDNNSRLAREIEELR from the coding sequence ATGCGCAAGAAATTCTATCTCGACCGGCGGAACGGCATGCTGATGGGCGTCTGCGCCGGCATCTCCAGATACACTGGCTGGGACGCGACATGGGTGCGGGTCGGGGCCGTGCTGCTGACCCTGGTCGGGCTCTTCCCCTGGACCTTGATCGCCTATGGGGTCGCCGCCTGGGCCGCCAAGCCCGCGCCCTACGACACTCTCGGCTATGAGTATCGGGCGCCGAGGACGTCCACCCACGAGATCCGCTCGAGCATGCGCGACATCGACCGCCGCATGGCCGAGGTCGAGCAATATGTCACCGACAACAACAGCCGCCTGGCGCGTGAGATCGAAGAGCTGCGCTGA
- the pspA gene encoding phage shock protein PspA, with protein MADANPDLVIVGREDLTPIPPRPTPRVHIRSQVQRGRRSAIFSRTRDIVAANVTDLLDKAEDPAKMIRLMIVEMEETLIDVRASTARTIADQKEMRRQLARLETLQASWAEKAELALSKDREDLAKAALIEKQKAADMADHLQGEIALLDNAMKASEIDIARVEAKLREARARQSAIVARLQSAHHRARMREMTAGARVDEAFARFELLERRVDMAEGHADALALGAPAKTLEEELAELRTAEMVETELEAMKAARKDAA; from the coding sequence ATGGCTGACGCGAACCCCGATCTGGTCATCGTCGGCCGGGAGGATCTCACCCCCATTCCGCCCCGGCCGACGCCCCGCGTCCACATCCGCTCCCAGGTCCAGCGCGGCCGGCGGTCGGCGATCTTCTCGCGGACCCGCGACATCGTCGCCGCCAACGTCACCGACCTGCTCGACAAGGCGGAGGACCCGGCGAAGATGATCCGGCTGATGATCGTCGAGATGGAGGAGACGCTGATCGACGTCCGCGCCTCCACCGCCCGGACGATCGCCGACCAGAAGGAAATGCGCCGCCAGCTGGCCCGCCTGGAGACGCTCCAGGCGAGCTGGGCCGAAAAGGCCGAGCTGGCGCTGAGCAAGGATCGCGAAGACCTCGCCAAGGCGGCGCTGATCGAGAAGCAGAAGGCCGCCGACATGGCGGATCATCTCCAAGGCGAGATCGCGCTGCTCGACAATGCGATGAAGGCTTCGGAGATCGACATCGCCCGGGTGGAGGCCAAGCTTCGCGAGGCCCGCGCCCGCCAGAGCGCCATCGTCGCCCGGCTGCAAAGCGCCCACCACCGCGCCCGCATGCGCGAGATGACGGCCGGCGCGCGCGTCGACGAGGCCTTCGCCCGCTTCGAGCTGCTCGAGCGCCGGGTCGACATGGCCGAGGGCCATGCCGATGCGCTGGCGCTCGGCGCGCCGGCGAAGACCCTCGAGGAGGAACTGGCCGAGCTGCGGACCGCCGAAATGGTCGAGACGGAGCTCGAGGCGATGAAGGCGGCCCGGAAGGACGCGGCATGA
- a CDS encoding AMP-binding protein, translating into METAHIDTFVRDRLPPPEQQPEFLFDLPELRYPERLNAAVELIDKNDPDALAVLNDAGTWTYGEMRALSDRIARLLVEEEGLVPGNRVFMRGPNNAMLFACWLGILKAGGIVVATMPILRSGEIATVLERAQVSHAIVDARCLADYTPAAEKTGLVRSLLTYDGDAGTGELERRLEVVAPGFAPVETCRDDVALIAFTSGTTGKPKGCIHYHRDILASADAFAANILKPKPGDRWAGSPPIAFTFGLGQLLIFPFRSGGTAVTIEAPSPAALLDAIDRHKITTLATAPTAYKAILGQLAGRDISSLHTCVSAGEHLPAATWHTWKEATGLSIVDGIGSTEMMHIFISASGDDVRPGATGKAVPGYRACVLGDDDQPLPAPGTGRLAIKGPTGCRYFDDPRQADYVINGWNVTGDTYRADEEGYFWYLARSDDMIISSGYNIAAPEVENALLSHPAVQECAVIGAPCEERGQKVKAFVVCAPGHAACEALAAELQAHVKATIAPYKYPREVEFAEALPKTATGKLQRYALREG; encoded by the coding sequence ATGGAGACTGCGCATATCGACACTTTCGTCCGCGACCGTTTGCCGCCGCCCGAGCAGCAGCCCGAATTCCTCTTCGACCTGCCGGAGCTTCGCTATCCGGAACGGCTCAACGCCGCTGTCGAGCTGATCGACAAGAACGACCCCGACGCGCTCGCCGTCCTCAACGATGCCGGGACCTGGACCTATGGCGAGATGCGGGCGCTCTCGGACCGCATCGCCCGCCTGCTGGTCGAGGAGGAGGGGCTCGTCCCCGGCAACCGCGTCTTCATGCGCGGGCCGAACAATGCGATGCTCTTCGCCTGTTGGCTCGGCATCCTCAAGGCGGGCGGCATCGTCGTCGCCACCATGCCGATCCTCCGCTCCGGCGAGATCGCGACCGTGCTGGAACGTGCCCAGGTCAGTCATGCGATCGTCGATGCAAGATGCCTCGCCGACTACACGCCCGCCGCCGAAAAGACCGGTCTCGTTCGCTCGCTCCTCACCTATGACGGCGACGCCGGCACCGGCGAGTTGGAGCGGCGGCTGGAGGTTGTCGCCCCCGGCTTCGCGCCGGTCGAGACATGCCGCGACGACGTGGCTCTCATCGCCTTCACCTCCGGCACCACCGGCAAGCCCAAAGGTTGCATCCACTATCACCGCGACATCCTGGCCTCAGCCGACGCTTTCGCCGCCAACATATTGAAGCCCAAGCCCGGCGATCGTTGGGCCGGGTCGCCGCCGATCGCCTTCACTTTCGGCCTGGGCCAGCTCCTCATCTTCCCCTTCCGCTCGGGCGGCACGGCGGTGACGATCGAGGCGCCGAGCCCCGCCGCACTCCTCGATGCGATCGATCGCCATAAGATCACCACCCTCGCCACCGCGCCCACCGCCTACAAGGCGATACTGGGGCAGCTCGCCGGTCGCGACATTTCCAGCCTCCACACCTGCGTCTCCGCCGGCGAACATCTGCCCGCCGCCACCTGGCACACCTGGAAGGAAGCGACCGGCCTCTCGATTGTCGACGGGATCGGCTCGACCGAGATGATGCACATCTTCATCTCCGCATCCGGTGACGATGTCCGCCCCGGCGCCACCGGCAAGGCCGTTCCGGGCTATCGCGCCTGCGTGCTGGGCGACGACGATCAGCCACTTCCGGCTCCCGGCACCGGGCGCCTCGCCATCAAAGGTCCCACCGGCTGCCGCTATTTCGACGATCCGCGCCAGGCGGACTATGTGATCAATGGCTGGAACGTCACGGGCGATACCTACCGCGCGGATGAAGAAGGCTATTTCTGGTATCTCGCCCGCTCCGACGACATGATCATCTCATCCGGATACAATATCGCCGCGCCGGAGGTGGAGAATGCGCTCCTCTCGCACCCGGCGGTGCAGGAATGCGCCGTCATCGGCGCCCCCTGCGAGGAGCGGGGGCAGAAGGTGAAGGCGTTCGTCGTCTGTGCGCCCGGCCATGCGGCGTGCGAAGCGCTCGCCGCCGAGCTCCAGGCCCATGTGAAGGCCACCATCGCCCCCTACAAATATCCTCGCGAGGTGGAGTTCGCCGAGGCGCTGCCCAAGACCGCCACCGGAAAGCTCCAGCGCTACGCGCTGCGTGAGGGGTAG
- a CDS encoding SDR family NAD(P)-dependent oxidoreductase — protein MRLRGHHALVTGGGTGIGAAIARVLAEEGAKLTLVGRRRGPLEEVANDIRSSRAKSRGAGTDSEKRPSTTLGTNEAVLVAPADVTEREEVDAAFTAARAANGPITILVNNAGTAAASPFAKVTPEAWCQVMAVNLDALLHCCQAALPDLLAAPSARIVTISSIAGLKGGAYIAPYVAAKHGAVGLTRAMAAEFAKTHLTVNAVCPGYVETDIVAGAIANIREKTGRSEEEARAALTATNPQGRLIQPEEVASTVLWLCLPESRSVNGQAIAITGGEA, from the coding sequence ATGCGTCTCCGGGGCCACCACGCGCTCGTCACCGGCGGGGGCACCGGCATCGGCGCCGCCATCGCCAGGGTCTTGGCCGAGGAGGGGGCAAAGCTGACCCTCGTCGGCCGCCGCCGCGGCCCGCTGGAGGAAGTCGCAAACGACATCCGTTCGTCCCGAGCGAAGTCGAGGGGCGCTGGCACCGACTCCGAGAAACGCCCCTCGACTACGCTCGGGACGAACGAGGCTGTGCTCGTTGCACCCGCCGATGTGACCGAGCGGGAGGAAGTCGATGCAGCCTTCACCGCCGCCCGTGCCGCCAACGGTCCGATCACCATTCTCGTCAACAACGCCGGCACCGCTGCCGCTTCGCCCTTTGCCAAGGTCACGCCCGAAGCCTGGTGCCAAGTGATGGCGGTCAATCTCGACGCGCTGCTCCATTGCTGCCAGGCGGCGCTGCCGGACCTGCTCGCCGCGCCCTCGGCCCGCATCGTCACCATCAGCTCGATCGCTGGCCTCAAGGGCGGCGCCTATATCGCGCCTTATGTCGCGGCCAAGCATGGCGCCGTCGGCCTCACCCGCGCGATGGCGGCCGAGTTCGCCAAGACCCATCTGACGGTGAACGCCGTCTGTCCCGGCTATGTCGAGACGGACATCGTCGCGGGCGCCATTGCCAATATCCGCGAGAAGACCGGCCGCAGCGAGGAAGAGGCTCGCGCCGCGCTCACCGCCACCAATCCGCAGGGCCGCCTCATCCAGCCCGAGGAAGTGGCGAGCACCGTGCTGTGGCTCTGCCTACCGGAAAGCCGCTCGGTGAACGGACAGGCGATCGCGATAACGGGTGGGGAGGCGTGA